A region of Thermovibrio ammonificans HB-1 DNA encodes the following proteins:
- a CDS encoding MTH1187 family thiamine-binding protein: MSFLVEFAMFPTDKGESVSPYVARIIKMIDESGVPYKLTPMGTVFETETMDEALEILKKAYQQLEPDCNRVYSVVKFDIRKGKSNRLKQKIESVEKKLGKEVSK; this comes from the coding sequence ATGTCTTTCCTGGTAGAGTTCGCCATGTTCCCCACAGACAAGGGAGAAAGTGTAAGCCCTTACGTGGCAAGGATAATAAAGATGATAGACGAAAGCGGAGTCCCCTACAAACTGACGCCTATGGGAACTGTGTTCGAAACCGAAACGATGGACGAGGCCCTTGAGATACTGAAAAAGGCCTACCAACAGCTGGAGCCCGACTGTAACAGGGTCTACTCGGTGGTTAAGTTCGACATACGAAAAGGCAAGAGCAACCGCCTTAAGCAGAAGATAGAGTCGGTAGAGAAGAAGCTCGGCAAGGAGGTAAGCAAGTAA
- a CDS encoding secondary thiamine-phosphate synthase enzyme YjbQ: protein MVYEITLKTTGRNQFIDITRQVESVVLQSGVKNGICVVYVPHTTAAVTINENADPTVRKDIISMLDKLVPWREPFYEHAEGNSAAHIKSSLVGCNQTVIVQNGKLLLGTWQGIYFCEFDGPRTRRVFVKVIEG from the coding sequence ATGGTATACGAAATTACCCTAAAAACAACCGGGAGAAACCAGTTTATAGACATCACCCGTCAGGTTGAGTCTGTGGTTCTCCAGTCGGGGGTGAAAAACGGCATCTGCGTTGTTTACGTTCCCCATACAACCGCTGCCGTTACCATAAACGAGAACGCAGACCCTACTGTAAGGAAGGACATAATCTCTATGCTGGATAAACTCGTTCCTTGGCGGGAGCCCTTTTACGAGCATGCAGAGGGGAACTCTGCCGCCCATATAAAGTCGAGCCTTGTAGGGTGCAACCAGACCGTAATCGTTCAGAACGGTAAGCTGCTTTTAGGAACTTGGCAGGGAATCTACTTTTGTGAGTTCGACGGGCCGAGAACCAGGAGGGTCTTCGTTAAGGTTATTGAAGGGTAA
- the panC gene encoding pantoate--beta-alanine ligase, whose translation MRVVTSLKEMAALGLSFCRLGKSVGFVPTMGYLHEGHLSLVRRAKEENDVVVVSIFVNPTQFGPGEDFERYPRDLERDRKLLEAEGVNYLFLPDARQMYPRGFSTWVEVEGLTEGLCGASRPGHFRGVATVVTKLLNLVRPTRAYFGEKDYQQLQVIRRLVADLNIPVEVVGCPIVREPDGLAMSSRNTYLSPEERSSALSLYRGLKLAEELFRQGERNASAIKSAVREFILSHPRTKVDYVEIVDPESLKPVERVKEGDVIALAVFVGNTRLIDNHRFGEPL comes from the coding sequence ATGAGAGTTGTGACCTCTCTGAAGGAGATGGCGGCCCTCGGGTTGAGCTTCTGCAGGCTCGGCAAAAGCGTCGGCTTTGTTCCCACGATGGGCTACCTACATGAAGGCCATTTGAGCCTTGTCAGGAGGGCGAAGGAAGAGAACGACGTTGTTGTTGTAAGTATATTCGTTAACCCTACTCAGTTCGGCCCCGGAGAGGATTTTGAGCGTTATCCGAGGGATTTGGAAAGGGACAGGAAGCTCCTTGAGGCAGAAGGGGTAAACTACCTTTTCCTCCCCGATGCCCGCCAGATGTACCCGAGAGGTTTTTCCACCTGGGTTGAGGTTGAGGGGCTTACAGAGGGGCTCTGCGGAGCGAGCCGCCCCGGCCACTTTAGGGGCGTTGCCACCGTTGTTACAAAGCTTTTAAACCTCGTTCGCCCTACAAGGGCCTACTTCGGAGAGAAGGACTACCAGCAGCTTCAGGTTATAAGGCGCCTTGTGGCAGACCTTAACATACCCGTTGAAGTTGTGGGCTGCCCCATAGTGAGGGAGCCCGACGGCCTCGCAATGAGCTCCAGGAACACTTACCTCTCTCCGGAAGAGAGGAGCTCTGCCCTCTCTCTTTACAGGGGGTTGAAGCTCGCAGAGGAGCTCTTTCGGCAGGGTGAGCGTAACGCCTCCGCTATAAAGTCTGCTGTTCGGGAGTTTATCCTCTCTCACCCGAGAACTAAAGTCGATTACGTTGAAATAGTGGACCCCGAGTCCCTTAAGCCGGTTGAGCGGGTAAAGGAGGGTGACGTTATAGCCCTTGCGGTTTTCGTAGGCAACACCCGTCTGATAGACAACCACAGGTTCGGAGAGCCTCTATAA